One genomic window of Verrucomicrobiota bacterium includes the following:
- the mnmE gene encoding tRNA uridine-5-carboxymethylaminomethyl(34) synthesis GTPase MnmE: MHNQDTIIALATPPGPSALAIIRLSGPKAIETINSLLSKSINEASICYRVIYDSKRERLDDVVITTWNNPQSYTGEDLIEISCHGNMLIADSIIKTLIQQGYPNLRAARPGEFTERAFLNGKIDLTQAEAVMDLVHSKSERSLKAAQQLQAGQLGQQITELQEKLLHLLAHLEAYIDFPEEDIEPEIGEGFIEKIRELIDADKRLLSYAKEGRRLREGVKVTIAGAPNAGKSSLLNALIQKDRAIVSSTPGTTRDTIEEGLILHGIYIRLIDTAGIRSNEQADEIEQLGISRSLKALEQADLILSLIDSSDPEAQNPLEVQSFEKSTPIIICLTKTDLPRRSNHQGLEISTHDLASLELLKKEVTKKLGLHEERSDSDMVAINNRHETQLLAAKESLERALEASQQNAPPELVSSDLRLAMDAWGEIIGKRTNEDILDKLFASFCIGK; encoded by the coding sequence ATGCACAACCAGGACACAATCATCGCCCTAGCCACACCTCCTGGCCCATCCGCCCTGGCAATTATTCGTCTTAGCGGACCTAAGGCTATTGAAACTATTAATAGTCTTCTATCGAAGTCTATTAATGAGGCTTCGATTTGTTACCGAGTCATATATGATTCTAAACGGGAACGCCTAGATGATGTTGTTATCACGACATGGAATAATCCACAGTCCTACACTGGAGAAGATCTCATCGAAATTTCCTGCCATGGAAATATGTTGATTGCTGACTCAATTATAAAAACTCTTATTCAACAGGGCTATCCCAATCTCCGGGCTGCAAGGCCTGGTGAATTCACGGAACGCGCATTCCTCAACGGAAAAATAGATCTCACTCAAGCTGAAGCAGTCATGGATCTAGTCCATTCCAAAAGTGAGCGCTCATTAAAAGCAGCCCAGCAGCTACAAGCAGGACAGCTTGGCCAACAAATTACCGAGCTTCAAGAAAAGCTCCTACACCTTCTTGCTCACCTTGAAGCTTACATTGACTTTCCTGAGGAAGACATAGAACCAGAAATTGGAGAAGGCTTCATCGAAAAAATCCGTGAACTAATCGACGCTGACAAGCGGCTTCTCTCCTACGCAAAAGAAGGCAGAAGGCTACGTGAAGGTGTCAAGGTGACCATTGCAGGAGCGCCAAATGCAGGCAAGTCAAGCCTCCTCAATGCACTGATTCAAAAAGACCGCGCGATTGTGTCAAGCACACCAGGAACTACTCGCGATACTATTGAGGAAGGACTCATACTGCATGGCATATACATCCGCCTTATTGATACCGCAGGAATCCGCTCTAATGAACAAGCAGACGAAATTGAGCAACTTGGGATATCTCGAAGCCTCAAGGCTTTGGAACAAGCTGATTTAATTCTCAGTCTCATTGATTCATCCGACCCTGAAGCCCAGAATCCACTAGAAGTCCAATCATTTGAAAAATCCACACCGATAATCATTTGCCTAACTAAGACCGACCTGCCCCGCAGAAGCAACCACCAAGGTCTAGAAATATCAACACATGACCTCGCTAGTCTTGAATTACTAAAAAAGGAGGTCACCAAAAAATTAGGACTGCATGAAGAGAGAAGTGACTCAGATATGGTGGCAATCAATAACCGCCACGAAACACAACTTCTTGCTGCTAAAGAATCGTTAGAACGCGCTTTAGAAGCAAGTCAGCAAAATGCTCCACCAGAGCTTGTCAGCTCGGACCTAAGGCTCGCGATGGATGCTTGGGGAGAAATCATAGGCAAGCGCACCAATGAAGATATCTTAGATAAACTCTTTGCTTCCTTCTGTATAGGCAAATAA
- the rpmA gene encoding 50S ribosomal protein L27 translates to MAHKKGKGSTNNGRDSKSKRLGVKKFGGEQVIAGNIIMRQRGTKYHPGENVGLGRDHTLFALADGEVSFDKKNRKVHVQAKLTAAARN, encoded by the coding sequence ATGGCACATAAAAAAGGTAAAGGAAGCACAAACAACGGACGCGATAGCAAAAGCAAGCGTCTTGGAGTTAAGAAATTTGGTGGCGAGCAAGTCATCGCAGGTAACATTATCATGCGCCAACGCGGCACCAAATACCACCCAGGAGAAAATGTTGGTCTCGGAAGAGATCACACCCTATTTGCGCTAGCAGACGGCGAGGTGTCATTTGACAAAAAAAACCGCAAAGTGCACGTGCAAGCTAAGTTAACTGCTGCTGCCAGAAACTGA
- the rplU gene encoding 50S ribosomal protein L21, which translates to MFAVIKTGGKQYRIKEGDVLDVELLDDLENGKKAEFSEVLLVSNGDQVTVGKPTISGASVSAEVIGEVKGDKVVAFKYRRREGYHRTVGHRQRYVRVKVDKIKG; encoded by the coding sequence ATGTTTGCAGTAATCAAAACAGGCGGAAAACAATACAGAATCAAAGAAGGCGATGTTTTAGACGTCGAGCTGCTAGATGACTTAGAAAATGGCAAAAAAGCTGAATTTTCAGAAGTTCTTCTGGTGTCCAATGGCGACCAGGTTACCGTTGGGAAGCCTACCATCTCAGGGGCTTCGGTTAGTGCTGAAGTCATTGGTGAAGTCAAAGGAGACAAAGTAGTTGCTTTCAAATATCGCCGCAGAGAAGGCTACCACCGCACCGTAGGCCACCGCCAGCGCTATGTGCGTGTTAAGGTCGACAAAATTAAAGGCTAA
- the lgt gene encoding prolipoprotein diacylglyceryl transferase, with translation MLILAETYWHFEPKPILFELWGGFSIRYYSLAYLLGFFALYWGLIKFHAWKWSSLNKDQVADFVAWMVAGVLIGGRLGYCLLYDLETTLANPISVIDFWSHGGIQGMASHGGFLGVVGAIFLYAKRHGHSFWQLLDNLVVIAPIGLFLGRIANFINGELWGRPTDLPWAVVFLNDPLREPRHASQLYQALGEGFLLFFVIFWLRRKSLKPGVTSLSFLAIYSSVRFFVEFFREKDSQFNAPNAPAFYEYISQGQILSVIGFISALVLGFLVIHKNK, from the coding sequence ATGTTGATTCTGGCAGAGACCTATTGGCACTTTGAGCCGAAGCCGATCTTGTTTGAACTCTGGGGTGGTTTTTCTATCCGCTACTACAGCTTGGCCTATTTGCTCGGTTTTTTCGCTCTCTATTGGGGATTGATTAAGTTTCACGCCTGGAAATGGTCCTCTTTAAATAAGGACCAAGTGGCTGATTTTGTTGCGTGGATGGTAGCTGGAGTCCTCATTGGTGGACGCCTTGGGTATTGTTTGCTGTACGATCTAGAAACTACGCTAGCTAACCCTATCTCTGTAATAGATTTCTGGAGCCACGGAGGCATTCAGGGAATGGCCAGTCATGGAGGCTTCTTGGGCGTGGTAGGAGCTATTTTTTTATATGCCAAGAGGCATGGGCATTCCTTTTGGCAGTTGCTAGATAATTTAGTGGTCATTGCACCGATTGGGTTGTTTTTGGGCAGAATAGCTAATTTTATCAATGGGGAGCTATGGGGACGTCCAACAGACCTTCCTTGGGCAGTTGTTTTTCTAAATGACCCTCTAAGGGAGCCTAGGCATGCTTCTCAGTTGTACCAGGCCTTAGGTGAAGGCTTCCTCCTTTTCTTCGTTATTTTCTGGCTTCGTAGGAAGAGCCTTAAACCGGGTGTGACCTCCCTTAGCTTTTTGGCTATTTATTCTAGTGTTCGCTTTTTTGTAGAATTTTTCAGAGAAAAAGATTCTCAGTTCAATGCACCTAATGCGCCCGCTTTCTACGAATACATAAGCCAGGGTCAAATACTATCGGTTATTGGATTCATATCAGCTTTGGTTTTGGGGTTCCTTGTAATTCATAAAAACAAGTGA